From the genome of Pirellulales bacterium:
TACTTGCGATTGGTATTACAAACAAACCATCAACCCTATGATACGTCTTGGAGCAAATGGATCAGCAAATAATGCACAAAACAACAGAATTGTACCCCCGATCATAAGAGCGTGTCTTCAAATAAAGTATTTCCTATCGAGTCGTTTGAGCATGAGTGCGATCATGGAGATGTAAATCATGCTTTCACTGGATTCGGTATTTCGTTCGTAATCTCGACTGTGTCTGCGGCAGCGCATCAGCCAAGCG
Proteins encoded in this window:
- a CDS encoding IS5/IS1182 family transposase, yielding AWLMRCRRHSRDYERNTESSESMIYISMIALMLKRLDRKYFI